Within the Candidatus Palauibacter scopulicola genome, the region TCCGGAACTCCGCACGTACCGTGGCTCCCACGCGTCGATATCCGCGACGCGGCCGGCCGGAAGCCTCTCCGCCAGCCACAGGAGCGCGCCCGCCCGCGGTACGCCGAGAAACGGCGGGAGCACCGTCGCGCCGCGAGCCTCGATCATCGCGCGGTGCCGGATCGCACCTTCCCCGGCAAAGGACCATGACGCGCAGTCTTCCAGCCCCCCGAGCCAGCGGCCGATGTCGCACGCGGCCGGTCCGCGCACCGGGGCCCCCAGGGGGCCGTCGGCGAAGGCGGCGCCGTACACCTCTCCCCGGCGGGCGTCGAACAGCGCGCACACGCGGTCACGTCCCGCGGAGGCGGCGACGGCGCGGAGGCTCGAGTACGCGAAGAGCGGCACCCCCCTCGCGTGACACCAGCCCTTCGCCAGCGAAGCCGCGATCCGCACGCCCGTGAAGGAGCCGGGCCCGGCCCCGACGACCACGCGTCCGATGTCTTCGGCGCCGATCCGCGCGCGAGCGAGCATGCGATCCACCTCGTCGAGCACGGTCTCCGAGTGCGTCGCGCGGACGGCCAGCGCGCACTCGGAAATCAGGTTGTCGGCGCGGCCCAGCGCGACGCCGCCGAGTCCCGTACTCGTCTCCAGCGCCAGACTCAGCACGCGGACGACTCCGCCCCTTCGGCGTACAGGCCCGGATCGGGAACCGGCGGGACGCGGCCCAGCGCGCGCGCCGTCACCCGCCGCAGCGATCCCCCGGTTCGCCCGGCGGCTTCCGCGGCGTTGTCGGCGGCGCCGCTGAACTCGAATCGAACCTCCCAGCGGTCCCTCGGAAGCTCCTCCCCGGCCCGCTCCGCCCACTCGACGAAGACCGCCCCCGCGTGGGCCTCGATTTCCTCCCACCCGAGGGCGAGGAGTTCGGATGGATCGCGAAGACGGTACAGATCCGCGTGCCCGACCGGACCCCGGACGCCGGCATACCAGTGGACGAGCGTGTAGGTCGGGCTCGTCACCGCTTCGTCCACGCCCGCTCCGGCACACGCCGCCTGCGTGAACCGCGTCTTCCCGGCGCCGAGCGGTCCGGTGAGGGCGACGAAGACCTCCTCGCGATCCGCAACCGCCCCGACCTCCCGCCCCCAGCGCACGAGTCCCGCCTCGTCCAGCACAGCGCTCCTCATGCCGGATCCCCCGCCGAGATCGGCAACCCCGGCGGCCGCGTCCCCTTCCCGTCGCCGATCCGGGCGCGGATCTCGAACAGCTCGTCCCGCAGCCGGGCCGCCGTCTCGAAGTCGAGCGCGGCCGCCGCGGCACGCATGTCCTTCTCGATCGCCTCGGCCAGGGCCTCCGGCGACAGGTCGCCGTACGAGCCTTCCCGTTCGTGCACGGCGGGCTGCGCCTCCCGCGCATCGGCCACCGCGGTCGAGAATCGGATCTCCCGCACCGACTTCACGATCGAGCGCGGCTCGATCCCGTGCTCCCGGTTGTAGTCCGCCTGCACTTCGCGCCGCCGCGCCGTCTCCTCCATCGCGCGCCGCATCGAATCCGTCACCTTGTCCGCGTACAGAATCGCCTTCCCCGCGAGGTTCCGGGCCGCACGCCCGATCGTCTGCACGAGCGAGCGGTCGGAACGTAGGAAGCCCTCCTTGTCCGCGTCGAGGATCGCGACCAGGGAGACCTCCGGCAGATCGAGGCCCTCGCGCAGCAGGTTGATCCCGACGAGGACATCGAACGTCCCCAGCCGCAGGTCGCGGAGGATCTTCACGCGGTCGATCGCCGCGATGTCCGAGTGCATGTACCGCACCCGCACCCCCCGCACCGCGAGGAACTCGGACAGGTCTTCGGCCATCCGCTTCGTGAGGGTCGTCACGAGCACGCGCTCGCGCCGTTCCGTCCGCCCGCGAATCTCGCCGAGCAGGTCGTCTACCTGCCCGCGCACCGGCCGTACCTCCACTTCCGGATCCAGCAATCCGGTCGGTCGAATCAACTGTTCGACGACCACGCCCTCGCTCTTCCGCAACTCGTACTCGCCCGGCGTCGCGCTCACGAAGATGGCGCGCGGCACGAGATCTTCCCATTCCCGGAACGACAGCGGCCGGTTGTCCAGCGCGGACGGGAGCCGGAAACCGAACTCGACCAGCGTCGTCTTTCGACTGCGGTCCCCCTCGTACATGCCGCCGATCTGCGGGATCGACACGTGGGATTCGTCTACGACCACGACATAGTCATCCGGGAAATAGTCGAGGAGACAGTAGGGACGGCTGCCGGGCGCCCGGCCGTCCAGGTGTCGGCTGTAGTTCTCGATCCCGGGACAGAACCCCACCTCGGTCAGCATCTCGAGATCGAATCGCGTGCGCTGCTCCAGGCGCTGCGCTTCGAGGAGCCGGCCATCCTGCCGGAGGTGCATCAGCCGCTCCTCCAGTTCCACGTAGATCGCGTGCCGGGCCTCCTCCAGCCGGTGGCCGAGCGTCGCGTAGTGCGTGGCAGGAAAGATCGACGTCTCGGGCAGGCGGGTGATCGTCGCGCCCGTCATCGGATCGATCTTCGAGATGCGTTCGATCGCGTCGCCCCACATCTCGACCCTGACTCCCTGTTCCTCGTATGCGGGCAGGATCTCGATCACATCGCCCCGCACCCTGAACGTGCCTCGCACGAAATCGAGATCGTTCCGCGAATACTGGATCTGGACGAGCCCGGAGAGGATCTCGCGGCGGGAGATCTCCTGCCCCTCGCGCAGCGTGAGCATGAGTTCCCGGTAGCCGACGGGATCGCCGAGTCCGTAGATCGCGGACACGGAGGCGACGACGATCACATCCCGCCGTTCCATGAGGGCGGAGGTGGCGCGGAGCCGCAGCCGGTCTATGTCCTCATTGATCGACGCATCTTTCTCGATGAAAGTGTCCGTCGCGGGGACATAGGCCTCGGGCTGGTAATAGTCGTAGTAGGAAATGAAGTACTCGACGGCATTCCGGGGAAAGAACTGCCGCAGCTCCCCGTACAACTGCGCGGCGAGCGTCTTGTTGTGGCTCATCACCAGCGTCGGGCGATTCACTTCCGCAATCATCGCCGCCAGCGTCACCGTCTTGCCGCTGCCGGTCACGCCGAGCAGCGTCTGCCACTTGTCGCCGCGGCGGACGCCCTCGGCCAACTCGCGGATCGCGGTGGGCTGGTCGCCCATCGGCTCGAATGGAAGCTGGAGATCGAAGCGGGGCATGGTCTCGAATCGTCTCGAATCGTCTCGAATCGTCTCGAATCGGCGCGTCACTCGATGGTGAGGCCGCTCTCCCCGAAGGATTCCTTCCGTTCGACGGAGATCACGCCCTTCACGCCCTGAACCTGGCGCATGACTTTCTGCAGGTGCGTCAGGTTCTCGACTTCCACGACGAACTGCCCGCGCATCCCTCCCTCGACCCCCTTGATGTCGGCCGACTGAATGTTCGTGCCCGTGTCGCTGACCGCGCGCGCGATGTCCGCGAACAGGCCGTGTCGATCCGTCCCCTCCATGACGATGCGGACGAGGAACCGGCGCTCGCCGTGCGCCTGCCACTCGATTTCCACCCGCCGCTCGGGAGCGTTGGACAGATTGAGGACGTTCGGACAATCCTGCCTGTGGATGGAAACGCCGCGGCCGCGGGTGATATAGCCGATGACCCTGTCGCCGGGGACCGGCTGGCAACACTGGGAGTACCGGACCATCAGGTTCTCCATCCCCTGGATCCGAATCCCCTGCCCTCCTCCGCCCCAGACCTTGTCCACGAGCTTGTGAAGCGGACTCGGAGTCTTCTGGGGCACTTCGGGGATGACCTCCGGGAGGATGGCGCGCATCACGCGCGTGAGTCCCACATCCCCGCGGCCGGTGGCCGCATGGAGCGCCTCGGGCCCATCGTACCCTAGGGTCTCGCATGCAGATCTGAGGGCCGCCTCGTCCACCTTCCCGCGACGGCGGCGTCTCCACTCCCGCTGAATGATGTCCTTCCCCAGTTGGACGGCGGACTCCTGCTCCTCATCGCGGATCCATTGCCGGATCTCGTGGCGGGCCTTGCTGCTCCTTACGAAGCCCAGCCAATCCCGGCTCGGCGTCTGCGAATCGGAGGTGAGGATGTGCACGGTGTCCCCGTTCCGAAGCGGACGGCTGAGCGGGGCGATCCGTTCGTTCACCTTCGCGCCCTTGCAGCGAAGCCCGACCTCGGTGTGAACGGCGAAGGCGAAATCGATGGGCGTGGCCCCCTTCGGCAACTGCTTGACGTCGCCCGCCGGGGTGAAGACGAAGATCTCATCCTGGAACAGGTCGATGCGGAGGAACTCCATGAACTCCTCCGGCTCGCGCGTCTCCTGCTGCCACTCGAGGACCTGCCGGAACCACGCGAGTTCGTCGTCAACCTCGTCTCCGGACCGGCCCTCCTTGTAGCGCCAGTGCGCGGCGATCCCGTACTCCGCGGTGCGGTGCATCTCGTGCGTGCGGATCTGGATTTCGTACAGCGCGCCACCGGGGCCGAAGATCGTCGTGTGCAGACTCTGGTACATGTTCGACTTCGGCGTGGCGATGAAGTCGTGGAAGCGCTCCGTGAGCGGGGTCCACTTGTTGTGCACGATGCCGAGCGCGTGGTAGCAGTCGCGCACGGAATCCACGATGAGCCGCACCGCCAGCGTGTCGTAGACCTCTTCGTACGGCTTGTCGCGCTTGACCATCTTGCCGTAGATCGACCAGAGGTGCTTGGGGCGCCCCGTGACTTCGCAGACGATTCCGGCGGCGTCCAGTTCGGCCCGGAGCGGCTCCTCCATCCGTCGGATCAGTTCCTCGCGTTCGTCCCGCGTGGCGTTGACCTCCTTCACGAGCTTCCGGTACCCCTCGGGCTCGAGAAACTTGAAGGCGAGATCCTCGAGTTCCCATTTCAGGCGTGCGACGCCGAGACGGTGGGCGAGCGGCGCGTAGATCTCGCGGGTTTCGAGCGCGATCCGCTGCCGCGCGCCCGCCGGCATGTGCTCCAGCGTCCGCATGTTGTGGAGACGGTCGGCGAGCTTGACCATGATCACGCGCGCGTCGCGGGCCATGGAGAGGAGGAGCTTGCGGTAGGTCTCGACCTGACGCTCCGCCATGGAGCCGAACGCGAACAGCGAGATCTTCGTGAGGCCGTCCACGATGAGGGCGATTTCCTCGCCGAACTCCGTCCGGATCTCGTCCACGGTCGTGTCCGTGTCCTCCACCACATCGTGGAGGAGCGACGCGGCGATGCTCACGGTGTCGAGCCGGATCTCGATGAGGATCTTGGCGACCTCAACGCAGTGGCGGATGTAGTCCTCGCCCGAGCGGCGCTTCTGGCCCTCGTGTTTCTCCAGGCTGTATTGGAACGCGAGGGCGAGCAGGTCGAGGTCGAGGCGGGCCTCGTAGCCCTCGATCGCCTTCATGAAGTCCCCGGGCAGCAGCGAGCGCGGGCCCGCTCCCGGCGCGGCCCGGCCGACTTCCCGCTTGAGGCTGCTCTCCACGCTTCGCGCTCCGTCCCCGAGACGTGACCGCCCTGGTGTGGCGCCACACTGCACCCGCAGCCGCCATCCAACGGCGCGGGCAACCTGTAAAGGTAGCGGTAGCGCGCGCGTTCGGCGCGGGCCGGGCCGGGAACGCGGCGTGATGTCTCAGCAGACGCTCAGCAGACGCCGCGTTCGCGAAGGCTCACGTAGGCCCGGTCGCCGAGGATGATGTGGTCGCGGACGGGGATGCCGAGGAGTCGGCCGCTCTCGACGAGTTGGCAGGTCACCGCGATGTCCTCGGGAGACGGCTCGGGTTCGCCGCTCGGATGGTTGTGGGCGAGGATGACGGAGGCCGCGGCCGTGGCGATCGCCGGTGCGAACACTTCCCGGGGGTGCACGAGCGAGCTGTTCAGGAGCCCTACCGTGAGGCGCCGTTCGAGCAGCACCTGGCTCTGGGTATCCAGGTAGATGACCCAGAATTCCTCCTGTCGGCGGTCCCGCAGCAGGGGGCCGAGGCGTCCGAACACGTCGGCCGGGCTGCGAATGCGCGCGCTGGCCCGGGCGGGTTCGGCCGCCTGTCGCCGCCCGAGCGCGAGCGCCGCGGATACGGCGGCCGAGCGCGCCGGGCCGACGCCCCCGGTCCGCTCGAGTTCTGCCGGCTCCGCCCGCCCCATCTCGCGCAGCGAGCCGCCGAAGTCGGCCAGCAGACGGCCGGCGACGTCGACGGCCGAACGCCCCGTCGCGCCCGCTCCGAGCACGACGGCGAGCAGTTCCGTCGTCGAGAGCGCGTCGGGGCTGAAGCGGCGGAGCCGCTCGCGCGGACGTTCGCTCGCCGGGAGTTCGAGAATCTTCGGAGCCATGCCATCATGTATCCCCGCGGCCATGAATGCCCTCTCAACTCGGGGGTAGCGGGAGATATATCGTCCCGGCACCGGTGGCAGGCCCCGATCCGATCGCGCATGTTGCGGGCACCCTGGCAGCCGTGAACGAACATCCGAGCCGGGGCGGGAATCGCGCGTTGGACCGCGCGAACGCCCGAACCCCTGTCTCAACACTGTCAGGAGGACCACATGCATTCACGATGGCGCAGCTTCGCCGCCGCCACGACGCTCACCCTCGCCGCCGTCCTCACCTCGTGCGGCCCGTCCCCCGCCATCCGGACCATCCCGCTCGAGGCGCCGCTCCTGCTGCGGATGGCGCCGCCCGAGGGACAGGTATCGCGCTACGCCTACTCCATGGAAACGAGCGTGGAGAGTCCGATGATGCCCTCGACCGGCGGCCCGCTCGTCACCATGGCCTGGCAACAGGTTCAGACGGTCCTGAGCGCGGACGACGACGTTGTTCGGGTCCGCGGGGCGGTCGATTCGGCCAGCACCACGATGGGGCTGCCGATGCCGGGGATGGACGACATGCTGCCCGATCTCTCCGGCGTGTCCTTCACCGTGGACATGGACCCGCGCGGCGGCGTCCTGCAGGTCGTGGAGAGCGAAGGAGTCCCGGAAGGTGCCGGGGTGAGCGTCGAGAGCATGTTGCAGGGAGCCGGCCATTCCGTGCTGCCCGAAGCGGAGGTCAGCCCGGGGGATTCCTGGATGGTCGAGACGCCGATCGAGATGCCGATGGGGACCGGCGGAACGATGTCGCTGGACATGGAATTCACCTACACGTTCGTGAGTCTCGCCGATGGCCTCGCCACCCTCTCGTTCGAGGGGCCGATGGACATGGACATGGACATGCAGGGCATGGCGATGAGCGGCTCCGGGACCCTGTCCGGAACGCTGGTCGTCGACCTGGTCGAGGGCCGGTATGTCAGCCAGACGAGCCGTCAGAACATGGAAATGGGCGTGGCCGGGACATCGATGACCGTGAATACGACAACCACCCTCGAACTGATGCCGGACCGCTGACGCGGACCCGGCCACCGGAAGTCCCGAACCCCCGAACCTCAATGGAGGACCAAGTGAACCAAAGGAGAATCAGCGCCTTGATGCGGACTGCGGCCGTGGCGGCCCTCGCGGTGGCGTATGCGACCCCTCTCGACGGGCAGACGACCACGCTCCGCGTGATGCCGGCCGAAGGACAGGTTTCGCGGTATCTCATCGGCTCCGAGACGTCGATGGCGGGGACGACCATGTCGACGTCAAAGCGCTACCAGACCGAGACGGTGGTCAGCGCGGCCGGTGACGTCGTTGAGATCCGCACGGTCGTCGACTCCACCACCATGACGGAGGCCATGCCCGGAGCGGGCGGACCCGATCTGTCGGGCATGAGCTTCACGTTCGCAATGGACCCGCGCGCGCGCCCCACCGGGTTGACCGACGCCGGGACGCTCACGCCGGACGCGGAAGCCGCCGTCTCCGCGACGCTGGCGACCAGCTTCTTCGAGCTACCCGAAGGCGAAGTGAGTCCGGGCGACTCCTGGTCGGGACAGACGTCCGCCGATATCCCGGCCGGCATGGGCGCCACGATGACGATGGAAACGGACATCGCCTACACGCTCGTGGGTGTCGACGGGGATCTTGCGGAGATATCGCTCGAAGGGACCGTCACGATGTCGGCCAACACCGGCGGGATGTCGATTGAGGGCTCCGGCACCGTCACCGGAACCGCCATCTTCGACACGGGCAGCAGCCGCCTCCGGGGCCACGACAGCGTGATTAACCTGAACTTGACGATGGGCGGGATGCCGGCGTCGATGACGACGAGCACGACGCTGGAACTGATTCCGTAGGATCAGCCGCCTTTCGTTGGCAGGACAATGCGGGACGCGTGGACCGCGTTGCGCTGTACCGTCCACTCCGGGACGCTCCCGTCGCGGGGATAGCGGAGGAAGGTGTCCGCGTCCGCGCCGGCGAGGGCGACCCGGATGCGGTGGCCGGCCCGGAACAGCACCGACGTCGCCCACAGGTCGAAGCTCAGTTCGGCGACCTCCCCCGGCACGAGCGGGAGGGCGTCGGCGCGCGTCTCGCTCCGGTGCGGCCCGTACTTTCGGTACAGCGGCGGGGCGTCCGTGACCGCGCGCATGACGCCGCGGAGCTGTCCCTCGGTGATGTATCGCACGGTGCCGTCCGGAGCGACGTCCTCCAGGTAGACGATGAAGGCGCCGTCCGTCTCGGTGGACGCCAAGTGCAGCGTGACGACGGGGTGGCCGGTGACTTCGGTATCGACCACTAGCGGAGCGCTCGTGTAGATCAGCAGCTTCTCATCCTCCGCCCGGCGGTCGCCGTACACGACATCGCCGCCCCCGCCGTTCGTGTACCAGCGGTTCCGGGTCCCCGTCGTGGCGGTGAAATCGACGATATGGGAGTCCTCCCCTGCCTCCGGGGCGGGAGCTTCCGTCGACAGCGTGCCCCCCTCGCCGAAGTACCACGTCACGTCGTCGAAGCCCGCCGGCGGCCACGTCTCGGTACGCGTCCAGCGGTCGGCGCCCAGCGTGTAGTAATGGATCTCCGTCGGCGTCGCCCCCGATCCATCCTCCTTGAGGTGGGCGTCGAAGAACGCGACGAGTTCCTCGAACCGGGCGTCGGCGTCGGGTTGTACGGGCGTGTCGTCCGCCTTGAAGGGGTCCGTGTCGTTGCGCGCCCCGTGGTCCCATGGGCCGATAAACACCTGCTGCGGGTTCGTGATCGTGTTGTAGCGGCCCAGCGTGCCGTTCACGGTCGCCGCGTCCTGCCAGCCGACGCGGATGAACATGGCCACGCCGGACTCCTCGATCTGCGGGAGGTGGCCGGAGGGGCTGCGGCGGTGCCCGACATTCGTCTCGCCGTACGGGCCGAACGGGTCGTCGCGGAACTCGTACTCGAGCGCCGCCTCGAACGGCACCGTATTGGCCTGGTGCTCCGCCACCGCGGCGGCGAGCAGCGATCCGTCGCCGTCGGCGTCGACCGGTTTCACGCCGGTGATCCGGCTCTGCACCTCGTCGCAGGCGGCCCCCATCGCATTGGAAAGCCCGCAGATGTCGTTCAGGTCCTGCATGCGCGTCCGGTTCGACCAGTCCTCGAGAAAGCCGACCGTGAGCACGCCTCCAGGGAAGATGAGGTGGCCGAAGTTGTCGAAGTCGTTGAAGAGGGGCGCGACCGCCTTCACAGCGGATCTGCGGTTGACCGCGAGCATCTCGGCCGTGTTCCCGGCGTAGGAGACCCCGTAAGCGCCCACGCGCCCGTTCGACCAGGGTTGATCCGCGATCCAGTCCGCAACCTCCCCGTAGTCCGTCACCTCATCCTCGGCGAGCTCGAAGCGGCGGATCCCGAACGAGGCCCCACTTCCCCGCCCGTCCACGAGAACGAGCGCGTACCCGGCCCGGTTCCAGCGCTCCGCCTCGGCGAAGTTCGACGTCTCCTCGAGGGGAATGCCGACTTCGCCCCGGGCGCGCCAGTAACGGGTCGCCCGCATCATGGCCGGGAGCTGGTCCCCGGACTGGATGCCATCCGGCAGCCACACGTCGACGGCGATGCGGACGCCGTCGCGCATGGGGATGTGAAGCGCCTGGTTGCGCGTGACCGCACTCACGGGGACGGCGGCCCGCGCGTCATCGCCTGCCGCGGACCTGTCGGCCGTGGCGGCGTCCCCGCAGGCCGCCGCGGCGACCGCCGCCAATCCCGCGAGACGCCGCGCGGCCGCGCCGACGCCGCGCTGGCGCCGCCGGTTCACCAGGCGATCGCGTGGCCGTCGCGGCGCGGATCCGACCCGCCGGCGAGCGCACCCGTCTCCGCATCCCGGTACACGCCCTGTACACCGCCGAGGTTGCCGGGCTCGACGAGATTGTGACCGCGGTCCGCCAGTTCCCCGTACACCTCCGGCGGGAAGCCCGCCTCCAGGTAGGTGACGGAGTCCTCGGGAATCGGCGTCAGCCCGCCACCCCGGTTGAGGCACATGCGGGGCGATGCGATCGCCAGCTGCATGTCCATCCCGCCGGCCGTCAGCTTCGTGATCACCTGCCCCACCGTCTGCGGGATTGTGTAGCCGCCGGCGGCGCCGACCGCCGCGACGAGATTCCCGTCCTTCATGACGACGCACGGCGTCATCACGCCCTTCGCCTTCTGGCCACCCGCGATGTAGTTGACGTGCCCTTCTTCCAGGGAGAAGCCGAACATGTGGCCGTTGTTGAGGAAGATCCCCGTGTCGCCCGCGATCACGCCGCTGCCGTAGAGGGCGACGAGAGACTGGGTGAAGGCGACGGCGTTCCCCCAGCGGTCGGCGGAGGAGAGGCTCGTCGTCCCGAAGAACGGGAGCGGGGCGCCCGCGAAGGAGGCGATGCGCGCGGGATCGATCGTCGCCCGCTGCTCGTCCGCGTATTCCTTCGAGATGAGCATGTCGACCGGGATCTCCGCGTCCTCGTTCCCGGTGTTGTACCGCTCGTCGTCGATGAGGGCGAGCCGGTTCGCCTCGAGCCACAGGTGGGCGAACTCGGAGCTGTAGAGATCCATGTTCGCGAGGTCGAAGCCGTCCATGATGTTGAGCGCCTGGAACATCGACATCCCGCACGACCCCGGCGGCATGGCGTACAGGTCGTGCCCCTGGAAGGTCGTCGTGATGGGCTCCCTCCACGCGACCTCGTAGCCCTCGAGGTCGGCCTTCGTCATGTGGCCGCCGTTCTCGGCGAGAAAAGCGACGATGCGATCTCCGATCTCCCCCATGTAGAAATCGTCTGCGCCTTCGCGCGCAAGTCGGCGCATGCTCGCCGCCAGTTCGGGCTGCCGGATGATCTCGCCCATCCGCGGCGGACGGCCGGTGGGGAACATGATGCGGGTGCTGGACGGGAATCTCCCGAGCTTGTCCGCGCTCCCGGTGGTGTGGAGTTCGTCGAACTTCGAGATAACGAAGCCGTCCTCGGCGAGCTGGATCGCGGGCTCGAACACGTCACCGAGGCTCATCGTCCCGTAGCGCTCGAGCACGGCGGCCCAGCCCTTGAAGGCGCCGGGGACGATCGGCGCGCGGTAGCCCATCTCGACATCATCCGGCGTGATCGTGTTCGCCGAGGAGGCCGCGGGCGCCCGGCCGAGCGCGTCGAGTCCGACGACCCGGTTCTCCTCCGCCAGGTAGATGAGCATGAAGCCGCCGAAGCCGCCGAGCCCGGACATGTAGGGCTCGGAGACGTTGAGCGTGGCGGAGGCGGCGACGATGGCGTCGATCGCGTTGCCGCCCTGCATCATGATCGTCGTGCCGGCGAGCGACGCGTAGTAGTCGGCGGCGGCCGTCACGCCGCGGCGGCCCCACACGGTCCCGTGCGCGGGGCCGAGCAGGCCGGGGACGTTCGAGTCGCCGGCGGGGCCCCATTGTCCGATCCCGTCCGGGGGGGCGGCGGCCGTCTCGGGGGCGCGGCAGGCGATCAGACCGGATCCGGCGGCGGCCGCGGCGGAGGTGGCGAGGAAGTCTCGGCGCTTCATGACTCGACTCCTGGGCAGAGGGGTTCGCGGACCCTGATCCTAGACCAAGAGTTGTCCCCCGCTCAAGACCCCGGCCGGG harbors:
- the tsaB gene encoding tRNA (adenosine(37)-N6)-threonylcarbamoyltransferase complex dimerization subunit type 1 TsaB, with translation MLSLALETSTGLGGVALGRADNLISECALAVRATHSETVLDEVDRMLARARIGAEDIGRVVVGAGPGSFTGVRIAASLAKGWCHARGVPLFAYSSLRAVAASAGRDRVCALFDARRGEVYGAAFADGPLGAPVRGPAACDIGRWLGGLEDCASWSFAGEGAIRHRAMIEARGATVLPPFLGVPRAGALLWLAERLPAGRVADIDAWEPRYVRSSGAERQVGRRGGAGRQPVAKPRVSAESGGAPA
- a CDS encoding bifunctional (p)ppGpp synthetase/guanosine-3',5'-bis(diphosphate) 3'-pyrophosphohydrolase, producing the protein MESSLKREVGRAAPGAGPRSLLPGDFMKAIEGYEARLDLDLLALAFQYSLEKHEGQKRRSGEDYIRHCVEVAKILIEIRLDTVSIAASLLHDVVEDTDTTVDEIRTEFGEEIALIVDGLTKISLFAFGSMAERQVETYRKLLLSMARDARVIMVKLADRLHNMRTLEHMPAGARQRIALETREIYAPLAHRLGVARLKWELEDLAFKFLEPEGYRKLVKEVNATRDEREELIRRMEEPLRAELDAAGIVCEVTGRPKHLWSIYGKMVKRDKPYEEVYDTLAVRLIVDSVRDCYHALGIVHNKWTPLTERFHDFIATPKSNMYQSLHTTIFGPGGALYEIQIRTHEMHRTAEYGIAAHWRYKEGRSGDEVDDELAWFRQVLEWQQETREPEEFMEFLRIDLFQDEIFVFTPAGDVKQLPKGATPIDFAFAVHTEVGLRCKGAKVNERIAPLSRPLRNGDTVHILTSDSQTPSRDWLGFVRSSKARHEIRQWIRDEEQESAVQLGKDIIQREWRRRRRGKVDEAALRSACETLGYDGPEALHAATGRGDVGLTRVMRAILPEVIPEVPQKTPSPLHKLVDKVWGGGGQGIRIQGMENLMVRYSQCCQPVPGDRVIGYITRGRGVSIHRQDCPNVLNLSNAPERRVEIEWQAHGERRFLVRIVMEGTDRHGLFADIARAVSDTGTNIQSADIKGVEGGMRGQFVVEVENLTHLQKVMRQVQGVKGVISVERKESFGESGLTIE
- the uvrB gene encoding excinuclease ABC subunit UvrB codes for the protein MPRFDLQLPFEPMGDQPTAIRELAEGVRRGDKWQTLLGVTGSGKTVTLAAMIAEVNRPTLVMSHNKTLAAQLYGELRQFFPRNAVEYFISYYDYYQPEAYVPATDTFIEKDASINEDIDRLRLRATSALMERRDVIVVASVSAIYGLGDPVGYRELMLTLREGQEISRREILSGLVQIQYSRNDLDFVRGTFRVRGDVIEILPAYEEQGVRVEMWGDAIERISKIDPMTGATITRLPETSIFPATHYATLGHRLEEARHAIYVELEERLMHLRQDGRLLEAQRLEQRTRFDLEMLTEVGFCPGIENYSRHLDGRAPGSRPYCLLDYFPDDYVVVVDESHVSIPQIGGMYEGDRSRKTTLVEFGFRLPSALDNRPLSFREWEDLVPRAIFVSATPGEYELRKSEGVVVEQLIRPTGLLDPEVEVRPVRGQVDDLLGEIRGRTERRERVLVTTLTKRMAEDLSEFLAVRGVRVRYMHSDIAAIDRVKILRDLRLGTFDVLVGINLLREGLDLPEVSLVAILDADKEGFLRSDRSLVQTIGRAARNLAGKAILYADKVTDSMRRAMEETARRREVQADYNREHGIEPRSIVKSVREIRFSTAVADAREAQPAVHEREGSYGDLSPEALAEAIEKDMRAAAAALDFETAARLRDELFEIRARIGDGKGTRPPGLPISAGDPA
- the radC gene encoding DNA repair protein RadC, whose amino-acid sequence is MAPKILELPASERPRERLRRFSPDALSTTELLAVVLGAGATGRSAVDVAGRLLADFGGSLREMGRAEPAELERTGGVGPARSAAVSAALALGRRQAAEPARASARIRSPADVFGRLGPLLRDRRQEEFWVIYLDTQSQVLLERRLTVGLLNSSLVHPREVFAPAIATAAASVILAHNHPSGEPEPSPEDIAVTCQLVESGRLLGIPVRDHIILGDRAYVSLRERGVC
- a CDS encoding DUF6263 family protein, which produces MRTAAVAALAVAYATPLDGQTTTLRVMPAEGQVSRYLIGSETSMAGTTMSTSKRYQTETVVSAAGDVVEIRTVVDSTTMTEAMPGAGGPDLSGMSFTFAMDPRARPTGLTDAGTLTPDAEAAVSATLATSFFELPEGEVSPGDSWSGQTSADIPAGMGATMTMETDIAYTLVGVDGDLAEISLEGTVTMSANTGGMSIEGSGTVTGTAIFDTGSSRLRGHDSVINLNLTMGGMPASMTTSTTLELIP
- a CDS encoding DUF6263 family protein, with the protein product MHSRWRSFAAATTLTLAAVLTSCGPSPAIRTIPLEAPLLLRMAPPEGQVSRYAYSMETSVESPMMPSTGGPLVTMAWQQVQTVLSADDDVVRVRGAVDSASTTMGLPMPGMDDMLPDLSGVSFTVDMDPRGGVLQVVESEGVPEGAGVSVESMLQGAGHSVLPEAEVSPGDSWMVETPIEMPMGTGGTMSLDMEFTYTFVSLADGLATLSFEGPMDMDMDMQGMAMSGSGTLSGTLVVDLVEGRYVSQTSRQNMEMGVAGTSMTVNTTTTLELMPDR
- a CDS encoding CocE/NonD family hydrolase, encoding MNRRRQRGVGAAARRLAGLAAVAAAACGDAATADRSAAGDDARAAVPVSAVTRNQALHIPMRDGVRIAVDVWLPDGIQSGDQLPAMMRATRYWRARGEVGIPLEETSNFAEAERWNRAGYALVLVDGRGSGASFGIRRFELAEDEVTDYGEVADWIADQPWSNGRVGAYGVSYAGNTAEMLAVNRRSAVKAVAPLFNDFDNFGHLIFPGGVLTVGFLEDWSNRTRMQDLNDICGLSNAMGAACDEVQSRITGVKPVDADGDGSLLAAAVAEHQANTVPFEAALEYEFRDDPFGPYGETNVGHRRSPSGHLPQIEESGVAMFIRVGWQDAATVNGTLGRYNTITNPQQVFIGPWDHGARNDTDPFKADDTPVQPDADARFEELVAFFDAHLKEDGSGATPTEIHYYTLGADRWTRTETWPPAGFDDVTWYFGEGGTLSTEAPAPEAGEDSHIVDFTATTGTRNRWYTNGGGGDVVYGDRRAEDEKLLIYTSAPLVVDTEVTGHPVVTLHLASTETDGAFIVYLEDVAPDGTVRYITEGQLRGVMRAVTDAPPLYRKYGPHRSETRADALPLVPGEVAELSFDLWATSVLFRAGHRIRVALAGADADTFLRYPRDGSVPEWTVQRNAVHASRIVLPTKGG
- the tsaE gene encoding tRNA (adenosine(37)-N6)-threonylcarbamoyltransferase complex ATPase subunit type 1 TsaE: MRSAVLDEAGLVRWGREVGAVADREEVFVALTGPLGAGKTRFTQAACAGAGVDEAVTSPTYTLVHWYAGVRGPVGHADLYRLRDPSELLALGWEEIEAHAGAVFVEWAERAGEELPRDRWEVRFEFSGAADNAAEAAGRTGGSLRRVTARALGRVPPVPDPGLYAEGAESSAC